The following are encoded together in the Rana temporaria chromosome 12, aRanTem1.1, whole genome shotgun sequence genome:
- the MMD gene encoding monocyte to macrophage differentiation factor isoform X2: MFTVGRFMNHRAPANSRYKPTCYEHAANCYTHAFLIVPSIIGSTLLHRMSDDRWEKITAWIYGMGLCALFIVSTVFHIVTWKKSHLRSIEHCFHMCDRMVIYFFIAASYAPWLNLRELGPLASHMRWFIWLMAAGGTIYVFLYHERYKIVELLFYLAMGFSPALVVTSMNNTEGLQELAWGGLIYCMGVVFFKSDGIIPFAHAIWHLFVALAAAVHYYAIWKYLYKSSSSDLIRHL, translated from the exons GTTTATGAACCACAGAGCCCCGGCCAACAGCCGCTACAAACCGACGTGCTACGAACATGCCGCCAACTGCTACACACATGCA tTCCTCATTGTCCCTTCTATAATTGGAAGTACTCTTCTACATCGTATGTCAGATGACCGATGGGAAAAGATAACTGCTTGGATTTATGGCATGGGCCTGTGTGCCCTTTTTATAGTGTCCACTGTGTTTCATATAGTCACTTGGAAGAAGAGTCACCTACG GTCTATAGAGCATTGTTTCCACATGTGTGACAGAATGGTCATCTACTTTTTCATTGCCGCCTCCTATGCACCATG GTTAAATCTACGTGAACTTGGTCCTTTGGCTTCTCATATGAGGTGGTTTATCTGGTTAATGGCAGCAGGTGGAACAATTTATGTGTTTTTGTACCATGAAAG GTATAAAATAGTTGAATTGCTCTTCTATCTAGCAATGGGATTTTCTCCTGCTCTAGTAGTGACATCAATG AACAACACGGAAGGCTTACAAGAACTGGCTTGGGGAGGCCTCATCTACTGCATGGGTGTTGTCTTTTTTAAGAGTGACGGAATCATCCCCTTTGCGCATGCCATCTGGCACCTCTTCGTCGCCCTTGCAGCTGCCGTGCATTATTACGCCATCTGGAAGTACCTGTACAAAAGTTCGTCTTCAGATTTGATCCGACACTTATGA